From Trichoplusia ni isolate ovarian cell line Hi5 chromosome 20, tn1, whole genome shotgun sequence, a single genomic window includes:
- the LOC113503906 gene encoding chymotrypsin-2-like yields the protein MLFKFIFGLLLVLINYVKGVPLNQQTDSIQGLVTPHIVGGINADEETAPYAAALVAGEDITILFCGGSIVRPNLILTAAHCITVFVLKNGGLHETFHGIVGSKRWNRGGTEVQFKDHHIHPHWDSSINKNDIGFLSLTEPLTLGRNIKVVALDFYWVDGDEPSLVTGWGRISNWGMSPFHLQTLDVSTVTPRQCVDQVKVAANLWGWTSSHVDPSIEICTFHSLGKGLCHGDSGSPLISKKSGKQIGIASWAFTCAQGYPDMYARISGFKTYIREIMSMYE from the exons atgctCTTCAAATTCATATTTGGACTGCTTTTggttttgataaattatgtcAAAG GGGTCCCTTTAAACCAGCAAACCGATAGCATCCAAGGACTCGTGACGCCCCACATAGTTGGGGGCATCAATGCCGACGAAGAGACCGCTCCCTATGCAGCCGCACTGGTGGCTGGTGAGGATATCACCATCCTGTTCTGTGGAGGTTCCATAGTGCGCCCGAACCTGATATTGACTGCTGCACATTGCATCACTGTCTTCGTGCTTAAGAATGGTGGATTACACGA AACATTCCACGGAATCGTAGGGTCCAAGAGATGGAACCGGGGAGGTACGGAGGTACAGTTCAAGGACCACCACATTCACCCCCACTGGGACTCGTCCATCAACAAGAATGATATTGGCTTCCTCTCCCTTACTGAACCCTTGACCTTGGGGAGGAATATCAAGGTTGTAGCTCTGGACTTCTACTGGGTTGATGGGGATGAACCTAGCTTAGTCACCGGGTGGGGAAGGATTTCG AACTGGGGTATGTCTCCATTCCACCTGCAGACCTTGGACGTGAGTACAGTGACCCCGCGGCAGTGCGTGGACCAGGTGAAGGTGGCCGCCAACCTTTGGGGCTGGACCTCTTCACACGTCGACCCCAGCATCGAGATCTGCACATTCCATTCTCTCGGCAAAGGACTGTGTCAT GGTGATTCAGGCAGTCCATTAATATCGAAGAAGTCGGGCAAACAGATTGGCATCGCTTCCTGGGCCTTCACTTGTGCCCAAGGCTACCCAGACATGTACGCCAGAATCAGTGGATTTAAAACCTATATACGCGAAATTATGAGCATGTACGAATGA
- the LOC113503988 gene encoding PR domain zinc finger protein 5-like isoform X1, giving the protein MEGEESNLNQGPYPILFIPKVCTPLETNCEMSENVFIHLNISSPDTEGNEAIIYKGFCNVKVTKSNDINITYGATDNDCKDVSIPVILAEANQISFPAYNDSQVWIDPARSPYVYNRCDSPPQEAYTIHETRDNHITIEQHNTYITQNVYNYNETVRYSPASEEHKTVKKGHTDSYNMYEEDEFECGVFLSQLSEEIINEKEIRDRDERKFVGLKTDNEALKQLMSSDIQSASRQQKTILFLGHDAEYGQTIQNISLNDPTVECLGNSDREVEVTVEDSKSLHPLAKRYQCNKCKQIFDQLAEFKQHMVGNHRLSNLCDLSDDVRFMCQECGKYLKNQDKFEKHCLGHGDPDLECDKCHKVFASKFTLRNHMKIHSRRYLCSYCAKSFSTPHQLYTHAEKSHFRFMCDFCPFVCDNYTELKAHKDEGHQNSSVSSKESSVSKSNDDVFEDISSDMSLADDDKRKRESRIQSADSVIAKVMANRLFQELTKSKKNRKCKKICDVCRKKFDRISDLKRHLIEHVIRSTLAKNPTDKYGVLTIRCEICQEKVFSKVDRYKAHLREHAKLTIYKCTFCDKSFSDSSNFSKHKKIHGSTNFFQCDMCQRKFNSKKMITQHMEYHKNHVPIQCQYCEKIFHFESMLNKHIKCAHSKESTSKFKCRVCEKYFKSLKEKWDHEWNIHNVRKAIVDCLVCDSRFRKYSELKKHCTEEHEILIPPKKFLHWKRKEAALK; this is encoded by the exons ATGGAAGGAGAGGAGAGTAATTTGAATCAAGGTCCGTATCCGATACTGTTCATACCCAAAGTGTGCACACCGCTGGAGACCAACTGCGAGATGTCAGAAAACGTGTTCATACACTTGAATATCTCGTCACCAGACACGGAAGGTAACGAAGCCATTATATACAAAGGTTTTTGTAACGTGAAAGTCACAAAATCAAATGATATCAATATTACTTATGGTGCTACGGACAATGACTGCAAGGATGTCAGTATACCAGTGATCTTGGCCGAAGCAAACCAGATATCATTTCCTGCGTACAATGACTCCCAAGTCTGGATTGATCCTGCAAGAAGTCCATACGTATACAACCGCTGTGATTCTCCACCGCAAGAAGCATACACTATTCACGAGACCCGTGACAACCACATAACAATAGAACAGCATAATACGTACATAACTCAGAATGTGTACAATTATAATGAGACTGTGCGGTACTCTCCAGCCAGTGAAGAACACAAGACAGTCAAGAAGGGTCATACAGACAGTTATAACATGTACGAAGAGGATGAGTTTGAGTGCGGAGTGTTCTTGTCCCAGTTGTCCGAAGAGATTATAAATGAGAAAGAGATTAGGGACAGAGATGAGAGGAAATTTGTAGGACTGAAGACAGATAATGAAGCGTTGAAACAACTGATGTCATCTGATATACAGTCTGCGTCAAGGCAGCAGaagactattttgtttttaggtcATGACGCAGAGTATGGGCAGACAATACAGAATATATCATTGAATGATCCAACGGTTGAGTGTCTTGGGAATAGTGATAGGGAGGTTGAGGTTACTGTtg AAGACTCCAAGTCACTGCATCCACTGGCAAAAAGATATCAATGCAACAAATGTAAACAGATATTTGATCAGCTGGCCGAGTTTAAACAGCACATGGTGGGCAACCACCGGCTCTCAAACCTTTGCGACCTATCCGACGATGTCAGATTCATGTGTCAGGAGTGCGGGAAATATTTAAAGAACCAGGACAAATTTGAGAAACACTGCCTTGGTCACGGAGACCCAGACTTGGAATGTGACAAGTGCCATAAAGTCTTCGCATCCAAATTCACTCTACGCAATCACATGAAGATACACAGTCGCAGGTACTTGTGCAGCTACTGCGCAAAGTCATTTTCAACTCCGCACCAATTGTACACTCATGCAGAAAAATCACATTTCAGATTCATGTGTGATttttgtccgtttgtctgtgATAATTATACGGAATTGAAGGCTCATAAGGACGAAGGTCATCAAAACAGTTCTGTGTCTTCGAAGGAGTCCAGTGTTTCTAAAAGTAATGACGATGTATTTGAGGATATTAGCAGTGATATGTCGTtggctgatgatgataagaGGAAGAGAGAGAGCCGGATTCAGTCTGCTGATTCGGTGATCGCGAAGGTCATGGCTAATCGGTTATTTCAAGAGCTGACTAAGAGCAAGAAGAATAGGAAGTGTAAAAAG ATTTGCGACGTATGCCGTAAGAAGTTTGATCGGATCAGTGATCTCAAGAGACATCTCATAGAGCACGTCATCCGCAGCACTCTGGCCAAGAACCCAACAGATAAGTATGGAGTCCTCACTATACGCTGCGAGATCTGCCAAGAAAAGGTATTCAGCAAAGTAGATAGATACAAAGCACACTTAAGGGAACACGCCAAATTAACCATCTACAAATGCACCTTCTGCGACAAATCCTTCAGCGATTCAAGCAACTTTtccaaacacaaaaaaatccaCGGCTCTACCAATTTCTTCCAATGCGACATGTGTCAGAGGAAGTTTAACTCGAAGAAAATGATCACTCAGCATATGGAATACCATAAGAACCATGTGCCCATTCAGTGCCAATACTGCGAGAAAATCTTCCATTTCGAATCTATGTTGAATAAGCACATTAAATGCGCACATTCTAAGGAGAGCACCAGTAAATTCAAATGCAGGGTTTGCGAGAAATACTTCAAGAGTTTGAAGGAGAAATGGGACCATGAGTGGAATATCCATAACGTAAGGAAAGCGATCGTTGACTGTCTCGTCTGTGACTCCAGGTTCAGAAAGTATTCTGAATTGAAGAAACATTGTACGGAGGAACATGAGATCCTGATTCCTCCTAAAAAGTTTCTGCATTGGAAACGAAAAGAGGCGGCGTTGAAGTAG
- the LOC113503988 gene encoding zinc finger protein 431-like isoform X2, protein MEGEESNLNQGPYPILFIPKVCTPLETNCEMSENVFIHLNISSPDTEGNEAIIYKGFCNVKVTKSNDINITYGATDNDCKDVSIPVILAEANQISFPAYNDSQVWIDPARSPYVYNRCDSPPQEAYTIHETRDNHITIEQHNTYITQNVYNYNETVRYSPASEEHKTVKKGHTDSYNMYEEDEFECGVFLSQLSEEIINEKEIRDRDERKFVGLKTDNEALKQLMSSDIQSASRQQKTILFLGHDAEYGQTIQNISLNDPTVECLGNSDREVEVTVEDSKSLHPLAKRYQCNKCKQIFDQLAEFKQHMVGNHRLSNLCDLSDDVRFMCQECGKYLKNQDKFEKHCLGHGDPDLECDKCHKVFASKFTLRNHMKIHSRRFMCDFCPFVCDNYTELKAHKDEGHQNSSVSSKESSVSKSNDDVFEDISSDMSLADDDKRKRESRIQSADSVIAKVMANRLFQELTKSKKNRKCKKICDVCRKKFDRISDLKRHLIEHVIRSTLAKNPTDKYGVLTIRCEICQEKVFSKVDRYKAHLREHAKLTIYKCTFCDKSFSDSSNFSKHKKIHGSTNFFQCDMCQRKFNSKKMITQHMEYHKNHVPIQCQYCEKIFHFESMLNKHIKCAHSKESTSKFKCRVCEKYFKSLKEKWDHEWNIHNVRKAIVDCLVCDSRFRKYSELKKHCTEEHEILIPPKKFLHWKRKEAALK, encoded by the exons ATGGAAGGAGAGGAGAGTAATTTGAATCAAGGTCCGTATCCGATACTGTTCATACCCAAAGTGTGCACACCGCTGGAGACCAACTGCGAGATGTCAGAAAACGTGTTCATACACTTGAATATCTCGTCACCAGACACGGAAGGTAACGAAGCCATTATATACAAAGGTTTTTGTAACGTGAAAGTCACAAAATCAAATGATATCAATATTACTTATGGTGCTACGGACAATGACTGCAAGGATGTCAGTATACCAGTGATCTTGGCCGAAGCAAACCAGATATCATTTCCTGCGTACAATGACTCCCAAGTCTGGATTGATCCTGCAAGAAGTCCATACGTATACAACCGCTGTGATTCTCCACCGCAAGAAGCATACACTATTCACGAGACCCGTGACAACCACATAACAATAGAACAGCATAATACGTACATAACTCAGAATGTGTACAATTATAATGAGACTGTGCGGTACTCTCCAGCCAGTGAAGAACACAAGACAGTCAAGAAGGGTCATACAGACAGTTATAACATGTACGAAGAGGATGAGTTTGAGTGCGGAGTGTTCTTGTCCCAGTTGTCCGAAGAGATTATAAATGAGAAAGAGATTAGGGACAGAGATGAGAGGAAATTTGTAGGACTGAAGACAGATAATGAAGCGTTGAAACAACTGATGTCATCTGATATACAGTCTGCGTCAAGGCAGCAGaagactattttgtttttaggtcATGACGCAGAGTATGGGCAGACAATACAGAATATATCATTGAATGATCCAACGGTTGAGTGTCTTGGGAATAGTGATAGGGAGGTTGAGGTTACTGTtg AAGACTCCAAGTCACTGCATCCACTGGCAAAAAGATATCAATGCAACAAATGTAAACAGATATTTGATCAGCTGGCCGAGTTTAAACAGCACATGGTGGGCAACCACCGGCTCTCAAACCTTTGCGACCTATCCGACGATGTCAGATTCATGTGTCAGGAGTGCGGGAAATATTTAAAGAACCAGGACAAATTTGAGAAACACTGCCTTGGTCACGGAGACCCAGACTTGGAATGTGACAAGTGCCATAAAGTCTTCGCATCCAAATTCACTCTACGCAATCACATGAAGATACACAGTCGCAG ATTCATGTGTGATttttgtccgtttgtctgtgATAATTATACGGAATTGAAGGCTCATAAGGACGAAGGTCATCAAAACAGTTCTGTGTCTTCGAAGGAGTCCAGTGTTTCTAAAAGTAATGACGATGTATTTGAGGATATTAGCAGTGATATGTCGTtggctgatgatgataagaGGAAGAGAGAGAGCCGGATTCAGTCTGCTGATTCGGTGATCGCGAAGGTCATGGCTAATCGGTTATTTCAAGAGCTGACTAAGAGCAAGAAGAATAGGAAGTGTAAAAAG ATTTGCGACGTATGCCGTAAGAAGTTTGATCGGATCAGTGATCTCAAGAGACATCTCATAGAGCACGTCATCCGCAGCACTCTGGCCAAGAACCCAACAGATAAGTATGGAGTCCTCACTATACGCTGCGAGATCTGCCAAGAAAAGGTATTCAGCAAAGTAGATAGATACAAAGCACACTTAAGGGAACACGCCAAATTAACCATCTACAAATGCACCTTCTGCGACAAATCCTTCAGCGATTCAAGCAACTTTtccaaacacaaaaaaatccaCGGCTCTACCAATTTCTTCCAATGCGACATGTGTCAGAGGAAGTTTAACTCGAAGAAAATGATCACTCAGCATATGGAATACCATAAGAACCATGTGCCCATTCAGTGCCAATACTGCGAGAAAATCTTCCATTTCGAATCTATGTTGAATAAGCACATTAAATGCGCACATTCTAAGGAGAGCACCAGTAAATTCAAATGCAGGGTTTGCGAGAAATACTTCAAGAGTTTGAAGGAGAAATGGGACCATGAGTGGAATATCCATAACGTAAGGAAAGCGATCGTTGACTGTCTCGTCTGTGACTCCAGGTTCAGAAAGTATTCTGAATTGAAGAAACATTGTACGGAGGAACATGAGATCCTGATTCCTCCTAAAAAGTTTCTGCATTGGAAACGAAAAGAGGCGGCGTTGAAGTAG